The genomic interval TCCGTCGGTGGCATCGGCGGCGAGGGCGTGGAGGCGCGCGAAGCTCCGGTCGTCGTTGGGTGTGGTGCCGCGCAGCAGGTCGGCGGTGCCGGCGACGGCGATGGCGAAGCGCAGGTCGGCGGACGCGGTGGCGAGGGATTCGCGCACCTGGTTTCGCTCGAGGTTGAAGCGCTGTTCGGCGGCTTCGGAGTCGCCGGGCTTCTTGGCGCGGACGCGCACGGTGGCGACGTGGGTGCCTTCCGCGGTGAGGTCCAGTTCGTAGAGGGCGGTGACGGTGTGACCGGAGCCGACCTCGCCCGCGTCGACGGAGTCCTTGCGGAAGTCGCTGTCGGCGATGGCGCGGTTCTCGTAGCCGAGCAGGCGGTAGCCCTTCACGGCGGTCTTGTCGAACTCCACCTGGATTTTGACGTCCTGGGCAATGACTTCCAGGGTGCCACCGAGTTGCTCCTGGAAGACGCGGCGGGCCTCTCGCTCCGAGTCGATGTAGTAGGAGTTGCCGTTGCCGCGATTGGCCAGACGTTCCATCAGGCCATCGCGGTAGTTGCCCATGCCGAAGCCGATGGTGGAGAGGGTGACGCCTTCCTTCACGTATTTGCCGATGCTCTCCAGCATGGAGTCCGCGGTCTGGTTCTGGCCGAGGTTGGTGTCGCCGTCGGTGAGGACGACCACGCGGGAGACGGTGTTGGCGCTGGCCTTGCGGATGGCGTGTCGATAGGCGAGCTCCAGGCCGTTGCCCATGTTGGTGCCGCCGCCGGTGCGCAGGGCGTCGATGGCGGCATGGATGGCTTTGGCTTGGCTCGCTGGGGTGGGTTCGAGGACGGTGCGCACGTCACCGGCGTAGGTGGTGAGGGTGACGGTGTCGGTGGGGTTGAGGCCCGCGAGGGCCAGCTTCATGGACTTCTTGGCGAGGCCCAGGCGGTCATCGCCTTCCATGGAGCCGCTGATGTCGACGAGGAAGACGAGGTGCGTGGGTTTGCGCTGGGCCTTGGAGAGGTGGCGCCCCTGGAGGCTGACCTTGAGGAGGTGTTGTTGGGGAGAGAAGGGGGAGGGGGCGGCTTCGAGGGCGACGTGGAAGGGGCCCTCGGTGGGGGTGGGTTCGGGGATGCGGTAGCGGAAGGAGTTGACCCACTCCTCCACGCGGACGGTGTCGGTGGCGGGGGTGCGGTCGCTCTTCACGGCGCGGCGGAAGAGGGCGTAGGAGGCGGTGTCCACGTCCACGGCGAAGGTGGAGAGGGAGTCCTCGGAGGTGAGGGTGTAGGGATTGGAGGCGGTGCGGCCTGGGCGCGAAGGTGGGGGTGGGGCGGGTTCGGGGTCGCCGTAGGCGCCGGTGCCGAAGTTGCGCATGGGCTTGCGCTGGAGACTGTCGACGCCGCTGGGGCGCGCGGAGGTGGAGGGGCCTGGCGCGAGTGCATCGGCCGAGTCGCCCGCGAGGCAGACGGTGCTGGAGCCGAAGTACTTGCGGATGTTGTCGCCGAAGAACGTGAGGGTGCCCACGATGGCGAGCAGGACGAAGGTCAGGACGGTGAGGACTTTGAACGCGCGCTTGCCCATGGGGCCTCGGAGTGGTGACGGAACGGCGAGGTGGGAGAGTCGTCGCACGGAGCGGATGCCCCGTGCGTCCGTCATCCGTCCGAGGTCGGTCGTTTGACCGATGGGGCGCTTCAGAACCTCTGGCGTGACAGCCATTGCCTCCATTCAGCGGGGGTCTCGAAGCCTTCGCCCGAGAGGAGTTTGAGCACGCTCACTGCGGGGTCTCGCTTGATGGGTTGCCGGGATGCGGTCATGTCCACGAGCAGCACGCCGACCTTCTGGAGGACCTCCGTGCGTCGCGTCTTGAGCTCATCGGGGTTGAGCTTCTGGAGGATGGCTTCGAGCAGGAACGTGCCCTTGTTCCGGTCCGTCGCGTTGGGCATCTCCATCACATCGAAGACCGTCTTCAGGTCCACGACGGGGCGGTCCAGGTGCGTCTGGAAGGCGAGCACCGAGCGGATGACGTTGTTGCGGACACCGGCATGCGGGTCTCGGAAGAAGGGCACGAGCCAGGCGATGACCTGTTCGGGGGTGCCCGCGTATCCCAGGACATAGGGCACGGAGGCGCGGCGGTCCGCGTTGGCGTCTTCACTCAAGACACGCAACAGGGCGTCACGTACGCCTGGGGCTTTCTCGACGAAGCGAGGCTCGTAGGCCGCGACGTCGGGATGGCCGAAGCCGAACGCGCAGTGGGCCACGCGGCAGGACGGCGGCGCTTCGAAGTTCCAGTGGCCTCCCTTCACCAGGTGCATCACCTTGTCCTCGTACTCCTGCCACTGCGCGAGGAGTCCCTCGGGGTCCTGCACGTTGCCGGTGGGGGTGGGGCGGAAGTTCAAACGCTGTGAATCCTCGGCGTCCACCAGGTCCACGCTCGCGAAGGCCTTGCCCACGTTCTCCTCCGCGAAGAACGCGATGATGGCGACGTTTGAGTAGGCGAGGTTGAAGCGCTCACGCAGCAGTTTCTCGCGCTGCTTCATGAGGTGTCTGCTGCGAATGATGGGCTGGCCCACCTTCAAGCCCAGTATCTGGGTGACGGATGCGGGGTCGGCTCGGCGCGAGCGAGAGATGTCGATGCTCTCGAGCACGGGAATGGGCATGGGGGGCTGTTCGGCCTTGGCGTGATTGGCGGCGACACGCGCCACCACCTCGGTCCAGCCCGCGTGCGCGTGGAGCGGCGCAAGCTCCGGGTCATGCTGGAGTTGGTCCACCACGAGGTAGCCCTGGTCGGCGGAGGACCTCAGCAGGGTCATGGCACGCTCGAGGTCTCCACCCAGCGAAGCGCATGCGGCGGCATTGTAGTAGGCCTCCGCCCGCGAGCTCGTCTCCGAGAGGGATTCGGCCAACTTCAGCCGCAGCTCGGCACAGGTCGCGAAGTTCTCCGCGTCATAGGCCTGGTCGGCAAGCGCGGACAGACCCGGAGAAGACTCGGCACTGCTCGTCGAGCCCGTGTCCTTCGTGGGCGCATGGGCACATCCCAGGGCCAACATCAGCAGACTCACTCCAAGCGGCTTCCTCATGGGTACCCCCCCAGTCGTGGTATCCCTCGACTGTCGTTCGTTTGGGCCGCCGATTCAAACCCCTGGCCCGCTGGCATGCAGGGGGCGGTCACCGAGAAGGACTCTCTGGTGATGAATGAGCCGATTGAGCAGAAGTTCGAATCGTTGGAGTGGCATGACGCCACGTTGTTGGGTGTGGACATCGTCCGCGCGACCAGGGCGAACGGAGGGGAGATGACCGTGGAACGAATCCAGCTCAAGAAGAACCGAGAACTCGTCATTCATTCGATGGAGCCATCCGCGGCTCTCGTGATGTCGTCCGCGTTCGGGGCGTTGCTCCCCGCCTACGACGCGGAGGAGCGCCAGCAGGCCATGTCGATGGCGGCGGACCTCATCCGCGGGGGCTGCATCGAGTTCTGCTGTGTCGGGCCTGAGTCTGAACGACTCCATGATGAACTCGACGACGTCATCGTGGAGCACGGGGCTCTGGACGTT from Myxococcus stipitatus carries:
- a CDS encoding vWA domain-containing protein translates to MGKRAFKVLTVLTFVLLAIVGTLTFFGDNIRKYFGSSTVCLAGDSADALAPGPSTSARPSGVDSLQRKPMRNFGTGAYGDPEPAPPPPSRPGRTASNPYTLTSEDSLSTFAVDVDTASYALFRRAVKSDRTPATDTVRVEEWVNSFRYRIPEPTPTEGPFHVALEAAPSPFSPQQHLLKVSLQGRHLSKAQRKPTHLVFLVDISGSMEGDDRLGLAKKSMKLALAGLNPTDTVTLTTYAGDVRTVLEPTPASQAKAIHAAIDALRTGGGTNMGNGLELAYRHAIRKASANTVSRVVVLTDGDTNLGQNQTADSMLESIGKYVKEGVTLSTIGFGMGNYRDGLMERLANRGNGNSYYIDSEREARRVFQEQLGGTLEVIAQDVKIQVEFDKTAVKGYRLLGYENRAIADSDFRKDSVDAGEVGSGHTVTALYELDLTAEGTHVATVRVRAKKPGDSEAAEQRFNLERNQVRESLATASADLRFAIAVAGTADLLRGTTPNDDRSFARLHALAADATDGLDDREEFLTLLGKLRELLAPRTVKSARAQPY